The Ziziphus jujuba cultivar Dongzao chromosome 5, ASM3175591v1 genome segment tgtgttttttttctgtatatatgtgtatggggatattgataaatacatgcattatatatatatatatatacctgtgcggtaatgtatataaatacatggtgatatgtgaatgggtatatatatgtatatatatatatgtataaatatgtgtTGTTGAAGCCTTTgtttatgcatatcaaaatgtatgtatacatatgtatctgGACATTGCGCTTGTTAAATTGTTTGTTAAAAGTTTtaccgtgtatatatatttaaatgtgtgaaaatctaaatatgtatatgtgaatatatacgTAGATAGCTATGGATGACTTACAATAAATTGTATTGTTATATCTCTAATGTATTTATGTATCTTTACTTGTATGTTAAATTGTATGTGGCCTTGatgataattttgttataaattgaattgaagatttgagaagaaaaaaaaagataattatattaaattattgtgatcaagaatatccgtatatttgattatttattatttattattattgtttatgtatttgataaaagcatatgaattggattatattttatctaaatttaatattttataatattacgaaatttatagtttttttttaagatgcacctATACacataccggtgttctgtactgtatatgtgattatgataagcgcacaagttgtaatgtctcccgtgagttgccatcggacagagggtaggcaagtttgatatttgccataagccgcccccctccatggccgggatgacggtttaagcagtggtgccgtttctctctttaacctcctgtcagtcggtgctcgggacgctaggtaccttcggacaccactggtatatagtatggtgcatcaagtattttttttttttttatatgtgttcgtacatatatttgtatgttatattatttgatattatactgtatataccgcaccatacggaggcggcgaacaaATGTGAttcatgtagagctagcctcagAACCATGTTGCCTACAAGTTCAGGGATCGGACGGCccatataggcaaccaccctggtttgtattggtagcaaagtactggcaacagctggaatcatggatcacgtagcatgttagaaggtatcgtacgtatctccattgcgagtgtgcatatttcattttatgctatggattttaagatatgattttatgtatatatgttatgttatctatttgtgatttaatttcttactaatattcttaatcgatgttattatattcttattactattaattgtatttaactatttatttaatcattattgtcactgttatcgggattgttattattattataataattattttttattgtaattccaatttctattattatcattattatagttatagttgttattattgattattatttttatttttatttttataaacattattatgagatctttaattttaattttgttattatttttattattattactaccatatggtaCTTTTggataagtatcacagcctacgggcaagaaagatagccatcgggcaagtataatacTCCTCGGACAAATGGTAGCCTTTaggtaggtgagatagccctcaggcaagttacattaatatatgtatgattaatatatgtatgggaatatgacagtcctcaggcaagttacattaatatatgtatgggaATATAAGAGCCCTCAGTcaagttacatcaataccatcatcattaaaacgtttgttatagttttttttcttgattgttaatgtgatgttgctttacctttctttctatgttacgcattggcatatttgtaaaacgatacttaaagtgtatttgacatgtgtagcactaagtgggtggtatggacggacgagaatctatgatggtatattttaattggttatttactaaattaattccaagatatgccttttatttaatttgttttcgaagtgctgccatttgtgaaattaaattgaagtaatgtgggaggattaaggggatgtatataaaagtgtgttttcagtgcagaaaatttatgttaagtccaacctttaggggagattctgCAGAATTTTTCATTGGGAGGTCCAGGATTTTtttgggatcaggacttgtttaGGATTTCggtggaaaattttaaatagatcCTGACAAAAATAGACGGACGGATAAAAATTTTACACATCATCAAAATATAGAGAAGTGACTGATATAGAGGCGAAGCACAATTTTCAAACATTGATGATCGTCAATAAAGTTCCtgccactaaaaaaaaaaaaaaatcatgaaaagcATGCAAATTTCCTAATCGCTACGAGCTTAAAAAGCTAGACAACCAAAGCAGCTTGGTTGGTCATCCATCAAGTAGCTAGTGGTATCATGACCCGTGAAGTATGATTTTATGACTGTCTTTTGTTGCTATGTGTAGGATgatttgtttgtttactttacTCTAGGGTTTTGATATTTGTAACATGCGGTGataactattttatattttttatgatataggttaattgaaatatttaattttattattttttaaaaattttaaaatatattttttaataataattatttaaattattatttaataagtaaATATTAACGGTGatgattatttataataataataaaaaataatattttttaaaatagaaacatTATCCTCTGTTGAGTGACTTGTGCTGTGCCGGGCTAATTtaccacccccaaaaaaaaaaagaaaaaaaaaaaaaaaaaaaccgcttGTGCTGGCTAtaaaaacccaaagaaattcatatCTTTTGTCATAACAAGCACAGACCCATTCATCTTTCggaattcaacaaaaaattaaaaagtatagaCTCGTGAAAAATTAACCATTTCTTCTCTACTTTGTTATTGAGTGAAAGATTATAATGGGTTCCAAAACCTTCACAAAGAAGCCTCATGCAGTGTGCATACCATTCCCTGCTCAAGGCCACATAACCCCTATGTTCCAACTTGCTAAAGTCTTCCATTCCAAAGGCTTTCATATCACCTTTGTTAACACCGAGTTCAACCATGAACGCCTCCTTAAATCCCGAGGTCTCAATGCCCTCCACGGCCTCCCTTCTTTTAGGTTTCGAACCATCCCCGACGGCCTCCCCCTGATCGACGTCGAAGCCACTCAAGATATACCTTCCTTGTGTGATTCCACCAAGAGAAACTGCTTACCTCCCTTTAGGAACCTTATATCCGATCTCAATTCTTCACTGGACGTTCCTCCGGTATCTTGCATAGTTTCTGATGGTGCTATGAGCTTCACTCTTGAAGCCGCCGAAGAACTTGGTATTCCCCAAGTACTATTCTGGACACCAAGTGGTTGCGGATTCATGGCCTACGTTCATTACCATAAACTCATCGAAAAGGGTTTTACACCTCTTAAAGgtatatttacaaaatttatgtaTGCTGTATGCACATAtcctttttatgtaaattttggcATCGATTGTGACAACCCCTTTATTCTGCTGGGTTTATTACGGGTAATAGGACGCTGAAGTAGACGCCCAGCAAAATAAAGTAGAATTATTGATCGTAGTGGAATTTGTCTTATTTGGCAGATGAAAGTTATATCACAAATGAGTATTTGGATACGGTAATAGATTGGATACCAGGCATCAAAGAGATCAGATTGAGAGACATCCCCACATTTATTAGAACGACGGACATAAATGACACCATGGTAAATTTTGTGGTGGTTGAGATTGAAAGGGCCAAAAGAGCTTCTGCCATCGTTTTGAACACCTTCGATGCACTCGAACATGACGTTTTGTATGCACTTGCATCCATTTTTCCTCTTGTTTACTCCATTGGACCACTAAATCTTCTAGTTAATCAGATTACTGACGATAAGACGAAGTCGATTGGATCAAATCTTTGGAAAGAGGAAACAGAGTGCCTAAAATGGCTAGACAACAAGGAACCTAACTCTGTTGTCTACGTCAATTTCGGAAGTATCACTGTCATGACAGCCGAGCAATTGGTAGAGTTTGCTTGGGGACTTGCAAATAGCAACAAAACGTTTTTTTGGGTCATTAGGCCTGATCTTGTAACCGGTGAAACTGCGGTACTTCCTGAAGAGTTTACGAGGATGACCAAAGAGCGAGGTATGTTGGCGAGTTGGTGTCCGCAGGAGCAAGTTCTGAACCACCCGGCCATCGGAGGGTTCTTGACTCACAGTGGCTGGAACTCGACGCTGGAGAGCCTGTGTGCAGGAGTGCCGATGCTTTGCTGGCCGTTCTTCGCCGAGCAACAGACCAACTGTCGGTACTGTTGTAAAGATTGGGGGATTGGGATGGAGATTGAGAATGATGCAAAAAGACACCAAATAGAGAGTCTTGTCAGAGAGTTGATGGATGGTGACAAGGGTAGAGAAATGAAGACGAAAGCTCTGGAATGGAGAAAGTTGGCACTGGAGGCTTCTACTTCACCACATGGTTCTTCCGTACTTAATTTGGATGATATGGTTAATCGTGTTTGTTTGGCATCCAAATGTTAgaattattatttcatattattttttaaggaatAAGTTGTTTTACTATTAGTTCACCAAAAACAAGTTGCTAATAACGTCTTTGATAGAAGTAtttctttctaatttaatacgtgtttttttataaaaatatattaaaaaaaaaaaaaagttcttttgAAAGAAGTgagtgattatatatatatatacatgataagTGCGTGTGTCATGTGATTGATTTATCGGAAACGAGAACGTTTCCAATCGTGTCGTCAGACTGGAACATATTTCCTACAAGACCGAGATCTTCCATGCCATTACTCTTCTCCTCAACCTTGTTCCACCAATAAAAAGTAGATATaccattttaaaattccaaCTCTTCTATCTGTTACCTCTCCATTCACTGCCGTTCCCTCCCCGTTTCTAAACAGCTCAATTATTGTCCCGACTCCCAACAAGATTAAatcttttcaatatttctaGGCCCTACCGCAATAAATGCGaaagattttgtttatttaattatttacttttgtttttgtttttttcccctttatctaaggaaaaaaatcatttgggttttaaaatatctaaactgcgtttgatatataaaataatcatcCGTTTAAAAAAGAGGAATAGCATAGGaatagaaaatgtttttttttctatttatatatttaaaaaatatattaatttaaaattaaatttaatctttattagtattttttaaaatatttaaatttgataaaattaattaatagtctacttttatatttatttatatatttttagtttataataatcaatataaatttaattatgataaatatattttaaattttattcaaattaaaatataagattaaaaattttgaagttttaaaaataaattattatttttttaaaaatctataaaatagaTGTTCTATTCTTATACATATTacttaaacatatttttatttctgtataatttttaatatatatttaatatgtgaTAACAATTaaatgatataattttaaaataattgatatgatttaatgtttttattatttttatcataatgtaaaaataaattatttaaaatccaTTTGATTTTATCCAGTTTTCTCATTGTACTCCTAAGCTTGTTGCAGTTCACCTGGACGACAGTTGAGCTGTTTAGAAACGGTGAGGGAACGACAGTGAGTGAGCGAGGTAACACATAAAAGACGTAGAATTTTCTAAAATGGCCTGTCCATTTTCTGTTGATGGGGTAAGGTTGGAACATGAGAAATGATATTGACGAATCCTGATCCTTTCGTGCACGTCATACACTtatcatttttcaatgataGGCTATTCAAATGCATTTGGTGGCCACGAAATCTTCCAAATGATGTTGAAAATCAACCCAAATAAGGAAAATAGCGGAtaagcataataaattaaagttttttttttttttttttttttttagttagttAAAGTTTGAACTTGCAATTAAAGAAAgaccgaaaatatatatatatatatatacacatgaatggccaaaaagaagaagactctTGAATCAACATGAGATTCGGTAGGATTTGGCATTGGAAGGTCAATTTCAACGCCCAATTTGCACTTGGAGACTACTTCATTCATTAATTCTAATTTCCAAGCTGCTGGATCAAATTAAATCAACCGTTCACGTCGGTGTCTTTAGATCATCCACAGACTAAGTAgctaacaaaaattaattaaagataagattaataaaataattagtcaaaGAGTAGCTAAAGTTAATTATTAATAGTAATTCGGTAGATATTACAAAATCCACCAAACTTATTTATATGGGTTAAAATATTATAGattaacaaatttatataatttaaatatgaaaacataaatttttaaattgattagtgaattaaaaatatatatatcagtttAATGTTTTACATCATTTAGTaagtaaatttgataaatattttgatactcatttgatttttttattttcaaaatttaaaaatatatttcgaaatgcattcaaaaatattttatgggaatgaaaataaaaaaaaattaaatttgataaataaatgtgaTACAGCTTTATAtggtaaacaaaatatttgtttttaaaaatgtaatcACTGTCCATATTTATGTCTGACATTTGTTAAACATGGTAGtatctatataaaataacaatctAGATCCaagtccataaaataaataattttcgtttaaaataataaatttatctatatcttttatatagtagttttcaaaatttttcaaattcatgcAAAAACACCTTAACATTTTCTGAATTTactcatattttaaaaaatattttcaactttttttcaaattcaatgtCCTTATGGTAGTTACCACATATTAGtgtttgagaaaaatatatataaaaaaacaattttccgTTTTGGATTGgcttaaattttgttaaaatgataatttaatttaatattaaaataaaaattagagtttaaattttaaaaaaattattaaagaatttAAGTTCAAAACTTAATAATTCTGACCTAAGCAAATTCCTTGCTCAAAACTATTTACGCGTTCCAAAGTTCCACTGTTCCAT includes the following:
- the LOC107403486 gene encoding 7-deoxyloganetin glucosyltransferase-like, whose translation is MGSKTFTKKPHAVCIPFPAQGHITPMFQLAKVFHSKGFHITFVNTEFNHERLLKSRGLNALHGLPSFRFRTIPDGLPLIDVEATQDIPSLCDSTKRNCLPPFRNLISDLNSSLDVPPVSCIVSDGAMSFTLEAAEELGIPQVLFWTPSGCGFMAYVHYHKLIEKGFTPLKDESYITNEYLDTVIDWIPGIKEIRLRDIPTFIRTTDINDTMVNFVVVEIERAKRASAIVLNTFDALEHDVLYALASIFPLVYSIGPLNLLVNQITDDKTKSIGSNLWKEETECLKWLDNKEPNSVVYVNFGSITVMTAEQLVEFAWGLANSNKTFFWVIRPDLVTGETAVLPEEFTRMTKERGMLASWCPQEQVLNHPAIGGFLTHSGWNSTLESLCAGVPMLCWPFFAEQQTNCRYCCKDWGIGMEIENDAKRHQIESLVRELMDGDKGREMKTKALEWRKLALEASTSPHGSSVLNLDDMVNRVCLASKC